A region from the Lolium perenne isolate Kyuss_39 chromosome 4, Kyuss_2.0, whole genome shotgun sequence genome encodes:
- the LOC139830797 gene encoding uncharacterized protein, with amino-acid sequence MLGLLNWYKGYIKHKNAKDYIYAEVRYEHHFKHYWVQIPLSELFQLFNLRDLDKSIISCYVLMKKREMRIRNIHDVGFIDPHIVNSHVLEHHPADVEDDLWRFIRKQQQKSDILFPYHFGFHWILMVIKVQTSSVLVHDSLNMDPALWGDMRKMLQKVWRRFVDTKVGEFKKELSFKMAVRTTGDTQPPGTNLCGYYVCERIRRYCNERDQTCENNILRNNLRKTLSPEARFRPLQEELAGWLAREVIDPRGEHYYDDVELYMHQNL; translated from the exons atgctaggtctgctaaattggtacaagggttacataaaacataaaaacgccaaagactatatctatgcggaagttagatatgagcatcacttcaaacattactgggtacaaattcctctgagtgaattgttccagctgttcaatctgcgcgacctcgacaaatctatcatcagttgctacgttct aatgaagaagcgggaaatgcgaataaggaacatccatgatgttgggttcattgacccacacatcgttaattcacatgtgttagaacaccaccccgccgacgtggaggatgacctgtggcggtttattagaaaacagcaacagaaaagtgatattctatttccttaccattttgg gttccactggattcttatggtaattaaagttcagacctcctcagttctcgtccacgactctctgaatatggatccggcgctttggggcgacatgagaaaaatgttgcaaaa ggtttggagacggttcgtagataccaaggtcggtgaattcaaaaaagagctatcttttaaaatggcagtgcggacgactggggatactcagccaccggggaccaatctatgtggatactatgtttgtgagaggatccggagatactgcaatgagcgggaccagacgtgtgagaacaacatcctgaggaataacctccggaagacgcttagtccagaagctcgcttccgaccacttcaagaggaactagctggatggttggcgagggaagtcatcgatcctagaggagaacactattacgatgacgtagaactttatatgcaccagaatttgtaa